Proteins encoded in a region of the Rickettsiales bacterium genome:
- a CDS encoding phosphoribosylanthranilate isomerase — MKVKICGIKDKETALFATSKGADFLGFVFFEKSPRNISIDKAIEIKNSLINSFPCKRESSYMDSRIRGNENFDKSKIEIPKIVAVLVDADDNFLHELQKLNPDYIQLHGSETPAKSREIKEKYNFNIIKAISISEEKDLEKAKEFSNIADYILFDAKPPKTSVLPGGNAISFDWKILKNFNPSYKWFLSGGLNSENISEALSLANPYGLDVSSGVESSAGVKDFTKIEKFLQNSKNI; from the coding sequence ATGAAAGTAAAGATTTGCGGAATAAAAGACAAAGAAACTGCTTTATTTGCAACCTCAAAAGGTGCGGATTTCTTAGGTTTCGTTTTCTTTGAAAAATCCCCTAGAAATATTTCTATCGATAAAGCGATTGAAATTAAAAATTCGCTTATCAATTCATTCCCGTGTAAACGGGAATCTAGCTATATGGATTCCCGCATACGCGGGAATGAAAATTTCGATAAAAGCAAAATAGAAATTCCAAAAATTGTTGCGGTTTTAGTTGATGCAGATGATAATTTTTTGCATGAATTACAAAAATTAAATCCAGATTATATTCAGCTTCATGGTTCTGAAACTCCTGCAAAATCTCGAGAAATCAAAGAAAAATATAATTTTAATATTATTAAAGCAATTTCAATCTCTGAAGAAAAAGATTTAGAAAAAGCAAAAGAATTTTCAAATATTGCCGATTATATTTTATTTGATGCAAAACCTCCAAAAACCTCAGTTCTACCCGGTGGAAATGCAATTTCTTTTGACTGGAAAATATTAAAAAATTTTAATCCAAGCTATAAATGGTTTTTGTCTGGGGGATTAAATTCTGAAAATATTTCTGAGGCTTTATCCCTTGCAAACCCTTATGGGCTTGATGTTTCCTCAGGTGTTGAATCTTCAGCTGGTGTAAAAGATTTTACTAAAATTGAAAAATTTTTACAAAATTCTAAAAATATCTAA
- a CDS encoding superoxide dismutase: MTFTLPELPYAPTALEPHITANTISFHHGKHHNAYVTNLNNLIKGTEFEGKTLEEICIASEGKNAGVFNNAAQVWNHTFYWHSMKPNGGGKATGEVASKIEADFGSYEKFVEEFKAAATTQFGSGWAWLVLDKDGKLKVTKTGNAETPFTKGQVPLLTIDVWEHAYYLDFQNLRPKYIETFLNSLANWDFANANLKNGKVKLAA, encoded by the coding sequence ATGACATTTACTTTACCTGAATTACCTTACGCACCAACAGCGTTAGAGCCTCATATCACAGCGAATACTATTTCCTTCCACCATGGAAAGCACCATAATGCTTATGTTACAAACCTTAATAATTTAATTAAGGGAACGGAATTTGAAGGTAAAACTTTGGAAGAAATTTGCATTGCATCTGAAGGCAAAAATGCTGGGGTTTTCAATAATGCAGCACAAGTTTGGAATCACACTTTTTATTGGCATTCAATGAAGCCAAATGGCGGTGGCAAAGCTACTGGAGAAGTTGCTTCTAAAATTGAAGCGGATTTCGGCTCATATGAGAAATTCGTTGAGGAATTTAAGGCGGCAGCAACTACTCAGTTTGGCTCTGGTTGGGCTTGGCTTGTTCTTGATAAAGATGGCAAGCTAAAAGTTACAAAAACTGGAAATGCAGAAACCCCTTTTACTAAAGGCCAAGTGCCACTTTTAACTATTGATGTTTGGGAGCATGCTTATTATTTAGATTTCCAAAATCTTCGCCCGAAATATATTGAAACTTTCTTAAATAGCCTTGCTAACTGGGATTTTGCAAATGCGAATCTTAAAAATGGCAAAGTTAAATTAGCAGCATAA
- a CDS encoding heme-binding protein, translated as MSKKTIISLLAFIPFLTGCINAFGGYESPKYNVLEKSDNIELREYKKYIVAEVTLDNSSEDKSNDAFKILANYIFGGNKKASNIAMTSPVEIEQNEGENISMTAPVEIEKESKKTIMRFSMPSKYSLKTIPKPEDEIIKIYEVEGYKAAVIRFSWFFNEKNFLEKKKVLENFIKEKNLTAISEPIKAYYNPPFTLPFLKRNEIIIKVR; from the coding sequence ATGAGCAAAAAAACAATAATTTCTCTTCTTGCGTTTATTCCATTTTTAACAGGGTGCATCAATGCTTTTGGAGGATATGAAAGCCCTAAATATAATGTTTTAGAAAAATCAGATAATATTGAATTAAGGGAATATAAAAAATATATTGTTGCTGAAGTTACGCTTGATAATTCTTCCGAAGATAAATCAAATGATGCATTCAAAATTTTAGCAAACTATATATTTGGTGGGAATAAAAAAGCTTCCAATATAGCAATGACTAGCCCAGTTGAAATTGAGCAAAATGAAGGTGAAAATATTTCAATGACAGCACCAGTTGAGATTGAAAAAGAGAGTAAAAAAACTATTATGAGGTTTTCAATGCCTTCAAAATATAGCCTTAAAACCATTCCAAAACCTGAAGATGAAATAATAAAAATCTATGAAGTTGAGGGCTACAAAGCAGCAGTTATTAGGTTTTCTTGGTTTTTTAATGAAAAAAATTTTTTAGAGAAAAAGAAAGTTTTAGAAAATTTTATTAAAGAAAAAAATCTCACTGCAATTTCAGAACCAATCAAAGCCTATTATAATCCGCCCTTTACCTTGCCTTTCTTAAAAAGAAATGAAATTATTATTAAGGTCAGGTGA